Proteins from one Sulfurihydrogenibium sp. genomic window:
- the lon gene encoding endopeptidase La, giving the protein MGQFEDRLDLPELPSTYPLIPTRDVVVFPYMVFPLFIGRPFSIKAVEEALDNNQRYIFLSLQKDKEKEIPTKKDIHEIGVVATIIRMMKLEDNRIKILVQGVSRGRIKELKKVDDYYQVEVEIIEDPEVEETLEIQALKHSLKDLLDKAISLGKQIVPDLVEIIKSVEEPGRLADLVASILDIKAEEAQQILEILDPVERLRFVHDKFLKEVGILELQQKIRISAREAIEKDQREYFLRQQIKAIQEELGEKDEKQEEIENYKKKIEESGMPKEIKEEALKQLRRFEKMHPDSAEAGVIRTYLDWLVELPWNKRTKDRLDLKIAKKILDEDHYDLEKIKERILEYLAVLKLKKESSKRDRSIKGPILCFVGPPGVGKTSLGRSIAKALNRKFVRISLGGVRDEAEIRGHRRTYVGAMPGKIIQVIKQAGTKNPVIMLDEVDKIGLDFKGDPTAALLEVLDPEQNREFVDHYLGVPFDLSEVMFICTANRLDTIPRPLLDRMEVIRLSGYSEEEKLHIAKKYLIPKQLKENGLDEKTIEFSDKAITFLIRGYTREAGVRNLERQIGSIIRKIAKKIIETGKKKKYKITPSLIKKFLGAPIYSTEKEEKDEIGVVTGLAWTEFGGEILKIEVTRMAGKGNLVLTGSLGDVMKESARIAFSYVKSKAKELGIDPEEFGKYDLHIHVPAGAIPKDGPSAGIAITTGIASVFTNRPVRSDVAMTGEITLRGKVLPVGGLKEKILAAKRAGIKTVILPKDNKEEVMSDLPPYVRKSMNLIFVDHIDEVFKIALREEKKEVENQESES; this is encoded by the coding sequence ATGGGTCAATTTGAAGATAGATTAGATTTGCCTGAGCTGCCATCAACATACCCACTTATTCCAACAAGAGATGTTGTAGTTTTTCCTTATATGGTATTTCCACTTTTTATAGGAAGACCATTTTCAATTAAGGCAGTAGAAGAAGCACTTGATAATAATCAAAGATACATCTTTCTCTCTCTTCAGAAAGACAAAGAAAAAGAAATTCCGACAAAAAAAGACATTCATGAGATAGGTGTTGTTGCTACAATTATCAGAATGATGAAGCTTGAAGATAATCGTATTAAAATCCTTGTTCAAGGTGTTTCAAGAGGAAGAATAAAAGAATTAAAAAAAGTAGATGATTACTATCAAGTGGAAGTTGAAATTATAGAAGACCCGGAAGTAGAAGAAACATTAGAAATTCAAGCACTTAAACATTCACTAAAAGATTTATTAGACAAGGCTATTTCGCTTGGCAAGCAGATAGTGCCAGATTTAGTTGAGATAATAAAATCTGTAGAAGAGCCGGGAAGACTTGCCGATTTGGTTGCATCTATACTTGATATAAAAGCAGAAGAAGCACAGCAGATTTTAGAAATCTTAGACCCTGTTGAAAGATTAAGATTTGTTCATGATAAATTTTTAAAAGAAGTAGGAATATTAGAGCTTCAGCAAAAAATTAGAATATCTGCAAGAGAAGCGATTGAAAAAGACCAAAGAGAATACTTTTTAAGACAGCAAATAAAAGCAATTCAAGAAGAGCTTGGTGAAAAAGATGAAAAGCAGGAAGAAATAGAAAACTACAAAAAGAAAATAGAAGAATCTGGAATGCCAAAGGAAATAAAGGAAGAGGCTTTAAAGCAACTTAGAAGATTTGAAAAAATGCATCCAGATTCAGCAGAAGCAGGTGTTATTAGAACTTATCTTGATTGGCTTGTAGAACTTCCATGGAATAAAAGAACAAAAGACAGACTCGACCTTAAAATTGCTAAGAAAATCCTTGATGAAGACCATTATGACTTAGAGAAAATAAAAGAAAGAATCTTAGAGTATTTAGCTGTATTAAAGCTTAAAAAAGAGAGCTCAAAAAGGGATAGATCTATAAAAGGACCTATATTATGCTTTGTTGGACCGCCGGGTGTAGGTAAAACTTCACTTGGAAGGTCTATTGCAAAAGCGTTAAACAGAAAATTTGTTAGAATCTCTCTTGGCGGAGTAAGAGACGAAGCAGAAATAAGAGGTCATAGAAGAACGTACGTTGGAGCGATGCCCGGAAAAATCATCCAGGTAATAAAACAAGCCGGAACAAAAAACCCGGTAATAATGTTAGACGAGGTAGATAAAATCGGCTTAGATTTTAAAGGAGACCCAACAGCTGCACTCTTGGAAGTCTTAGACCCGGAACAGAATAGAGAGTTTGTAGACCATTACCTTGGCGTTCCTTTTGATTTGTCAGAAGTAATGTTTATTTGTACAGCAAACAGATTAGATACCATTCCAAGACCTTTATTAGACAGAATGGAGGTTATTAGACTCTCAGGTTATTCAGAAGAAGAAAAATTGCATATTGCTAAAAAATATCTAATTCCTAAGCAATTAAAAGAAAACGGCTTAGATGAAAAAACCATAGAATTTTCAGACAAAGCAATCACGTTCTTAATTAGAGGCTATACAAGAGAAGCAGGCGTTAGAAACCTTGAAAGACAGATAGGTTCTATCATTAGAAAAATAGCTAAAAAAATAATAGAAACTGGAAAGAAAAAGAAATATAAAATTACTCCAAGTCTAATTAAAAAATTCTTAGGAGCACCGATCTACTCAACAGAGAAAGAAGAGAAAGATGAGATCGGCGTTGTTACAGGACTGGCTTGGACTGAGTTTGGGGGAGAAATTCTCAAAATAGAAGTAACGAGGATGGCAGGAAAAGGCAATTTAGTTCTTACAGGTTCACTTGGCGATGTAATGAAAGAATCTGCAAGAATTGCATTCTCTTATGTAAAATCTAAAGCTAAAGAGCTTGGAATTGACCCGGAAGAATTTGGTAAATACGATTTACATATTCACGTGCCTGCGGGCGCTATTCCAAAAGATGGACCATCGGCAGGTATAGCAATTACAACAGGCATTGCATCTGTATTTACAAACAGACCTGTAAGGTCAGATGTTGCAATGACAGGAGAAATCACATTAAGAGGAAAAGTTTTACCTGTTGGTGGACTAAAAGAGAAGATTTTAGCAGCAAAAAGAGCCGGAATAAAAACAGTAATTTTACCAAAAGACAACAAAGAAGAAGTCATGTCAGACCTTCCACCGTATGTAAGAAAATCAATGAATTTAATTTTTGTAGACCATATTGATGAAGTTTTCAAAATCGCATTAAGAGAGGAAAAAAAAGAAGTTGAAAATCAGGAAAGCGAAAGTTAA
- the mgtE gene encoding magnesium transporter: MSPIIEVLKETLKRAIGKRDYKTIEKIIIKTHKGDIAEVFKYLNKEERKILMLTLIKSNIQKAGDVFQDLEEDIKSELLRNLSSKDLTNLLNNLPVNEIVKIIDHIPDDVRDIILKNLEKEKIEELEELEQLLTTNEDNIASIIREDFLSINENITVQEAIEIVKNADKEIEILYIYVVDDKNRLIGVVSLKELITSPGNILVKDIMTRELITVSINATKEEVIDIFKRYDLYILPVINDEEELVGVVYIEDIIDVISEKTTEDFFKMAGAKEEELFYQDKTFKIAKLRMPWLLTATFGEFITAIIISFFSFTIEQFLPIIFFLPMVAALSGNISSQAAIITARGLKEGRLSENIVDYIRSIIKELKVALVIGFGAGLLVGLISSLWINNHKLGMIVGVALFFSIVIAGLIGSLIPYIMDKMGKDPTLATGVLALTITDIVGISIYLSVATYFIHYLHL, from the coding sequence ATGTCCCCAATAATTGAAGTTTTAAAGGAAACTCTAAAAAGGGCTATAGGCAAAAGAGATTATAAAACCATAGAAAAGATTATTATAAAAACCCACAAAGGAGACATAGCCGAAGTCTTTAAATATCTAAATAAAGAAGAAAGAAAAATCTTAATGCTTACCTTAATCAAATCAAACATTCAAAAAGCTGGCGATGTTTTTCAAGACCTTGAAGAAGATATAAAATCTGAATTGCTTAGAAATTTAAGCTCAAAAGACTTAACAAATCTTTTGAATAATCTCCCGGTTAATGAAATTGTAAAAATTATAGACCATATCCCTGATGATGTAAGAGATATTATTCTAAAAAATTTAGAGAAAGAAAAGATTGAAGAGTTAGAAGAGTTAGAACAACTGCTTACTACCAATGAAGATAACATAGCATCTATCATTAGAGAAGATTTTCTAAGTATCAACGAAAACATTACAGTTCAAGAAGCTATTGAAATTGTAAAAAATGCAGATAAAGAGATAGAGATTCTTTATATCTATGTTGTTGATGATAAAAACAGGCTTATTGGCGTTGTCTCGCTGAAGGAATTAATCACATCTCCGGGTAATATTTTAGTAAAAGATATAATGACAAGAGAGCTTATAACTGTAAGCATAAACGCTACAAAAGAAGAAGTTATTGATATTTTTAAAAGATACGACCTTTATATTTTACCTGTTATTAATGATGAGGAAGAGCTTGTAGGTGTAGTTTATATTGAAGATATAATTGATGTAATCTCTGAGAAAACAACAGAAGACTTCTTTAAAATGGCAGGAGCAAAAGAAGAGGAGCTTTTTTATCAAGATAAGACGTTTAAAATTGCAAAATTAAGAATGCCTTGGCTTTTAACCGCAACATTTGGAGAGTTTATAACAGCTATAATCATAAGTTTTTTTAGTTTTACAATTGAGCAGTTTTTACCAATCATTTTTTTCTTGCCAATGGTTGCCGCCCTTAGTGGTAATATAAGCTCTCAAGCTGCCATCATTACAGCAAGAGGACTAAAAGAAGGAAGACTTTCGGAAAACATAGTTGATTATATCCGTTCAATAATAAAAGAGTTAAAAGTTGCTTTGGTAATTGGTTTTGGAGCTGGCTTGTTGGTTGGTTTAATCTCTTCTTTATGGATAAACAATCATAAACTTGGAATGATAGTTGGAGTTGCTTTATTTTTTAGCATAGTTATAGCCGGCTTAATTGGTAGCTTAATACCATATATTATGGACAAGATGGGTAAAGACCCAACCTTAGCAACCGGAGTTTTAGCATTAACCATTACAGATATCGTTGGAATATCAATATATCTATCCGTTGCAACATACTTTATACATTACTTACATTTATAG
- the trmD gene encoding tRNA (guanosine(37)-N1)-methyltransferase TrmD, with protein sequence MKIYIITIFPDYFECFKNYGVVNKAIKNGLVEINTINLRDFTTDKHKTVDDVVYGGGPGMLLKPEPIFKAFDYIKNISKNPYTIITEPWGKTFNQEIARKLAEKEEIVIICGRYEGVDERVKTLVDEEISIGDYILSGGEPAALVIMDSVIRLLPGVLSDDESKEVDSFSDGLLGYPNYTRPAEFRGMKVPEVLLSGNHKLIEKWRRFQKLKRTYKNRPDLLEKAKLSVEDKQLLKYIIEGKEFEDLIKEGKIA encoded by the coding sequence ATGAAAATATACATAATTACTATATTTCCGGATTATTTTGAATGTTTTAAAAATTATGGAGTTGTGAATAAGGCTATAAAAAACGGACTTGTTGAGATAAACACTATAAATCTTAGAGATTTTACAACAGATAAGCATAAAACAGTTGATGATGTTGTTTATGGTGGTGGTCCCGGAATGCTTTTGAAACCAGAGCCTATATTTAAAGCATTTGACTATATAAAAAATATATCCAAAAATCCTTATACTATAATAACCGAGCCATGGGGAAAAACTTTTAATCAAGAAATAGCAAGAAAATTGGCGGAAAAAGAAGAGATTGTAATAATTTGTGGAAGGTATGAGGGGGTTGATGAAAGAGTTAAAACGTTAGTAGATGAGGAGATATCTATCGGTGATTATATTTTATCGGGTGGAGAGCCGGCTGCATTGGTTATTATGGACAGTGTTATTAGATTGCTTCCAGGTGTTTTATCTGATGACGAAAGTAAAGAAGTAGATTCTTTCAGTGATGGACTGCTTGGATACCCTAACTACACAAGACCGGCTGAATTTAGAGGTATGAAAGTTCCGGAAGTTTTACTATCCGGTAACCATAAATTGATAGAAAAATGGAGGAGGTTCCAAAAACTAAAAAGAACTTACAAAAATAGACCAGATTTATTAGAAAAAGCAAAATTATCTGTTGAAGATAAACAGCTATTAAAGTATATTATAGAAGGTAAAGAATTTGAAGATTTGATTAAAGAGGGAAAAATTGCTTAG
- a CDS encoding N-acetyltransferase produces the protein MKIRKAKVKDATEIFKILQHFALKEVLLPRSLNSIYENIRDFFVCEIDGKIVGVGSLHVYWEDLAEIKSLAVKEEYQHLGIGRSIVQECLNEAKELGIKRVFALTYVPEFFKKIGFEITDKSNFPQKVWTECIYCVKFNDCHEIPVSINLEQE, from the coding sequence TTGAAAATCAGGAAAGCGAAAGTTAAAGATGCAACCGAAATTTTTAAAATCTTACAGCATTTTGCACTAAAAGAAGTTTTACTACCAAGAAGTTTAAACAGTATATATGAAAATATACGAGATTTTTTTGTGTGTGAAATAGATGGTAAGATTGTTGGCGTTGGGTCTTTGCATGTATACTGGGAAGATTTGGCGGAGATAAAATCTTTGGCTGTAAAAGAAGAGTATCAGCATCTTGGGATAGGTAGAAGCATAGTCCAAGAGTGTTTAAATGAAGCCAAAGAGCTTGGTATAAAAAGAGTTTTTGCTTTAACTTACGTTCCAGAATTTTTTAAAAAAATTGGATTTGAAATTACAGATAAATCTAACTTTCCGCAAAAGGTATGGACTGAATGCATTTATTGTGTAAAATTTAATGATTGTCATGAAATTCCTGTATCTATAAACTTGGAGCAAGAATGA
- a CDS encoding Hsp20/alpha crystallin family protein gives MLSFEKPPIDILEDEEKYIVIIDLPGCKREDIEITGDEKTLKIRALKSINLPGKYILMERFTGIVKRSIRFPQYIDISKGKAVYENGCLIIYIPKAKNQFIIDTICKISIF, from the coding sequence TTGCTTAGTTTTGAAAAACCACCAATAGATATTCTTGAAGACGAAGAAAAGTATATAGTAATAATAGATTTGCCCGGATGTAAAAGAGAAGATATAGAAATAACAGGTGATGAGAAAACTTTAAAAATCAGAGCTCTTAAAAGTATAAACCTGCCGGGAAAGTATATTTTAATGGAACGTTTCACAGGAATTGTCAAAAGAAGTATCAGATTTCCGCAATACATAGATATCTCAAAAGGCAAGGCAGTTTATGAAAACGGCTGCTTGATTATCTATATACCAAAAGCAAAAAATCAGTTTATAATAGATACTATTTGTAAAATTTCAATTTTTTAA
- a CDS encoding DUF2231 domain-containing protein: METIAIHPPFTHFAIAFPLMLLIVHLFYMINKKELDSLHFVLTFLSALAVIVATITGIIAHEPIETKLEEIKAFGYHQKLGLLLALYFVILSVVRIIMTKTKTLNLVFTILLIIGVVLLFIQGKLGGSIVYENMITPWLK, encoded by the coding sequence ATGGAGACAATCGCAATTCACCCACCATTTACACACTTTGCAATAGCTTTTCCATTAATGCTGTTAATCGTTCATTTGTTTTATATGATAAACAAAAAAGAGTTAGACAGTCTGCACTTTGTATTAACATTCTTATCAGCTTTGGCTGTTATTGTTGCTACCATAACCGGCATTATAGCTCATGAACCAATAGAAACTAAGCTTGAAGAGATTAAGGCTTTTGGCTATCATCAAAAACTTGGCTTACTTCTTGCACTTTATTTTGTTATATTATCTGTCGTAAGAATCATAATGACTAAAACAAAAACACTTAACTTAGTATTTACAATCTTATTGATAATTGGCGTTGTTCTTTTATTTATTCAAGGAAAGCTTGGCGGTTCAATCGTTTATGAAAACATGATTACACCATGGTTAAAGTGA
- a CDS encoding histidine phosphatase family protein: MKHIYLCRHGESEYNAKKIVQGHIDTDLTENGILQAKKLGHFLKDKGIKKVISSDLKRAFKTAQIVAEILKVNHEVDPRIREMHFGTWEGLSYDWIYQNAKEHFDNWLANPVKHPLPKQESIESFEKRLRLFFEDVRNHNEDNILVVGHGGSIQGLLCIAMNLSMEHLWKFRHNNTGLSLILSDKNSTNVKFINMAYHLENSLEGGIITL, from the coding sequence ATGAAGCATATATATCTTTGCAGACATGGTGAAAGTGAATACAACGCAAAAAAAATAGTTCAAGGGCATATAGACACAGATTTAACAGAAAATGGGATATTGCAAGCTAAAAAACTTGGTCATTTTTTGAAAGATAAAGGAATAAAAAAAGTAATATCTTCTGATTTAAAAAGAGCATTCAAAACAGCACAGATTGTGGCAGAAATTTTAAAAGTAAATCATGAAGTTGACCCAAGAATTAGAGAGATGCATTTTGGCACATGGGAAGGCTTAAGCTATGACTGGATTTATCAAAACGCAAAAGAACATTTTGATAACTGGTTAGCAAATCCTGTAAAGCATCCTTTACCAAAGCAAGAAAGCATAGAATCTTTTGAAAAAAGGCTAAGGCTATTTTTTGAAGATGTAAGAAACCACAATGAAGACAATATTTTAGTAGTTGGGCACGGTGGTTCAATACAGGGTTTACTTTGCATAGCTATGAATCTTTCCATGGAGCATCTTTGGAAATTTAGACATAATAATACAGGATTATCGCTAATTTTATCTGATAAAAATAGCACAAATGTTAAATTTATAAATATGGCTTACCATCTTGAAAATTCTTTAGAAGGTGGTATTATAACTTTATGA